In the genome of Gemmatimonas sp., one region contains:
- a CDS encoding PHP domain-containing protein: protein MASPAYAELHCHSALSLLDGASLPETLAERAAALGYRALALTDHDEMGGVVRFGTACAALALPGILGAELTVRMPELAGRGGERRTHLVLLAESRTGYHNIATLVTRARMDSDRGRPSVPWALVTRHVEGVTALTGCPRGWLPQLLAEGRADLAWTAACELRDVFGAQLAIECWDHRLPEERALVKQLRPLAARLGVPWVVTNNVHYADPSARIVHDVLHTLRHERTLDTMGTRLKPNAEWALKPIARIYQRWRGAEEGVRATVDIAERCAFRLEQLKPSMPAFPLPPGVTANEYLSRLVEQGAHERWGTQRTPRHDRQLAHELGMIRKLELAGFFLIVWDIVRFARREGILCQGRGSAANSAVCFCLGITAVDPIRMELLFERFLSEERQEPPDIDIDFAHRDRERVLQYVYNRYGREHAAMVCEQITWRGRSAVRDAARVLGFSTEQADMLAALSDRFSARSTAEALRVEEVEGGGEVGGKRDRTVRTEAVESTGHRNSSDAARYGQHMIRGTEATTTARVVRERARTVAATRTSSSVPATASVSAAGTRFSPTQPPTQPPTQPPKGITERDATWQQLMDLRAEQKLASDEHAQLGPLAKGAERETHTEFVEGRNRTTATREGPTGRELLQRAGLDPDDPRVRQLAHVVNGLHALPRHRSIHVGGFILTEEPLGGVVPLEPASMPGRTVIQWEKDDLDPVGLVKIDLLGLGMLTVVQDCLLYIRHTRGVTVDLGQLDMSDAAVYDVICRADTVGLFQIESRAQMNTLPRLKPRCFYDLVVEVALIRPGPIQGEMVHPYLRRRAGLEPVTYPHPSVEHVLRRTLGVPLFQEQGMQVAIAAAGFTPGQADVLRRAMGHKRSRERMAAICEELIAGMQRNGIPEETARRIYNQINAFADYGFPESHAASFALIVYATAWLRHYYAPEYLCAILNAQPMGFYSPGTLIEDARRHGVRVRPIDLTRSVWDHSLELSDGRVLYAHDGTVRWGHNREQQTTDNSNSKLDTSPRPRDVSVRLGLRLVRGLGARARRSLEAALRDGPFTSVENAVQRVTLDRAAWRRLAEAGAFDTMFAHEPPERRRRAALWEVMAVSRGPALPLAPRATPTTAQRAPLPAYTPVELTEADFRMTGLSLTGHPMVHVRAHLALNGVRTAREAHETGKDGQPVAVAGLVICRQRPGTAKGFVFLTLEDETGMINIIITPDRFEQHALLISTTPLLLVRGTLQVEQHVVNVRAKQFRALELGGGEQHVKGHNYR, encoded by the coding sequence ATGGCCAGTCCCGCGTACGCCGAACTCCACTGTCATTCCGCCCTCTCGCTCCTCGACGGCGCCTCCCTCCCCGAGACGCTCGCCGAACGGGCGGCGGCGCTGGGCTACCGGGCCCTCGCTCTCACCGATCACGACGAGATGGGGGGCGTGGTGCGCTTCGGCACCGCCTGTGCGGCCCTGGCGCTCCCGGGCATCCTGGGCGCTGAGCTCACGGTCCGCATGCCTGAGCTCGCCGGACGTGGCGGCGAGCGGCGCACGCATCTGGTGCTGCTCGCCGAATCGCGCACCGGCTACCACAACATTGCCACGCTCGTCACCCGGGCCCGCATGGACAGCGACCGCGGGCGCCCCAGCGTCCCGTGGGCTCTCGTCACCCGGCATGTGGAGGGGGTCACCGCACTCACGGGCTGTCCCCGGGGCTGGCTGCCGCAACTGCTCGCCGAAGGGCGTGCCGATCTCGCCTGGACCGCCGCCTGTGAACTGCGCGATGTCTTCGGCGCACAGCTGGCCATCGAGTGCTGGGATCATCGGCTTCCCGAAGAGCGCGCGCTGGTGAAGCAGCTGCGCCCGCTCGCCGCGCGGCTGGGGGTGCCATGGGTGGTCACCAACAACGTGCACTACGCCGATCCCTCGGCGCGCATCGTGCACGACGTGCTGCACACGCTGCGCCACGAACGCACGCTCGACACCATGGGCACGCGCCTCAAGCCCAACGCCGAATGGGCGCTCAAGCCCATTGCGCGCATATACCAACGCTGGCGTGGGGCCGAAGAGGGGGTGCGCGCCACCGTGGACATCGCCGAGCGCTGCGCGTTTCGGCTGGAGCAGCTCAAGCCCAGCATGCCGGCGTTTCCGCTGCCGCCAGGCGTGACGGCCAACGAGTATCTCTCGCGGCTCGTGGAGCAGGGCGCGCACGAACGCTGGGGCACCCAGCGTACGCCCCGGCACGACCGGCAGCTGGCGCACGAACTGGGGATGATCCGCAAGCTCGAACTGGCGGGCTTCTTTCTCATCGTGTGGGACATCGTACGCTTCGCGCGGCGTGAGGGCATTCTCTGTCAGGGGCGCGGCTCGGCGGCCAACTCCGCCGTCTGCTTCTGCCTCGGCATCACGGCGGTTGATCCCATTCGCATGGAGCTGCTCTTCGAGCGCTTTCTCAGCGAAGAGCGCCAGGAACCGCCCGACATCGACATCGACTTCGCGCACCGCGACCGCGAGCGCGTGCTGCAGTACGTGTACAACCGCTACGGGCGTGAACACGCGGCCATGGTGTGCGAGCAGATCACGTGGCGCGGCCGCAGTGCCGTGCGTGATGCTGCGCGCGTGCTGGGGTTCAGCACCGAGCAGGCGGACATGCTGGCGGCGCTGAGTGACCGGTTCAGTGCGCGGAGCACGGCGGAGGCGTTGCGTGTGGAGGAGGTCGAGGGTGGGGGTGAGGTCGGGGGGAAACGCGATCGCACAGTGCGCACCGAGGCGGTGGAGAGCACCGGGCACCGCAACAGCAGTGACGCTGCACGCTATGGCCAGCACATGATCCGCGGCACCGAAGCGACGACCACGGCGCGCGTTGTCCGTGAGCGCGCCCGCACGGTGGCCGCGACGCGCACGTCGTCCTCGGTGCCCGCCACCGCCTCGGTGAGCGCTGCGGGCACGCGTTTCTCCCCGACCCAGCCCCCGACCCAGCCCCCGACCCAGCCCCCCAAGGGGATCACCGAGCGCGACGCGACCTGGCAGCAGCTCATGGATCTGCGCGCCGAGCAGAAGCTCGCGAGCGACGAACACGCGCAGCTGGGCCCGCTCGCCAAGGGCGCCGAGCGTGAGACCCACACCGAGTTCGTGGAGGGGCGCAACCGCACCACCGCCACACGTGAGGGCCCGACGGGGCGTGAACTGCTTCAGCGTGCCGGACTCGATCCCGACGATCCGCGCGTGCGACAACTCGCGCATGTGGTGAACGGCCTGCACGCCTTGCCCCGTCACCGGTCCATTCACGTGGGAGGGTTCATCCTCACCGAAGAGCCGCTCGGTGGCGTAGTGCCACTCGAACCCGCGTCCATGCCCGGGCGCACCGTCATCCAGTGGGAGAAGGACGATCTCGATCCCGTAGGGCTCGTGAAGATCGACCTGCTCGGGCTCGGCATGCTCACGGTCGTGCAGGACTGCCTGCTGTACATCCGCCACACGCGCGGGGTGACCGTGGATCTGGGGCAGCTCGACATGAGCGACGCCGCCGTGTACGACGTGATATGCCGCGCCGATACGGTGGGGCTCTTCCAGATAGAAAGCCGCGCGCAGATGAACACGCTGCCGCGCCTCAAGCCACGCTGCTTCTACGACCTCGTGGTGGAAGTGGCGCTCATCCGCCCCGGGCCCATTCAGGGCGAGATGGTGCATCCGTACCTGCGCCGGCGTGCAGGGCTCGAGCCGGTCACGTATCCGCACCCCAGTGTGGAGCACGTGCTGCGCCGCACGTTGGGCGTGCCGCTGTTTCAGGAGCAGGGGATGCAGGTGGCCATCGCCGCCGCGGGCTTCACTCCCGGGCAGGCCGATGTGCTGCGACGCGCCATGGGACACAAGCGGTCACGCGAACGCATGGCGGCCATCTGTGAGGAGCTCATTGCCGGCATGCAGCGTAACGGCATTCCCGAGGAGACCGCGCGGCGCATTTACAACCAGATCAACGCCTTCGCCGACTACGGCTTCCCCGAGAGCCACGCCGCGAGCTTCGCGCTCATCGTGTACGCCACCGCGTGGCTGCGGCACTACTACGCGCCCGAGTATCTGTGCGCCATCCTCAATGCGCAGCCCATGGGCTTCTATTCGCCCGGCACCCTCATCGAGGATGCCAGGCGTCACGGGGTGCGCGTGCGGCCTATCGATCTCACCAGGAGCGTCTGGGATCACAGCCTCGAGCTGTCCGACGGCCGTGTGCTGTACGCCCACGATGGCACCGTACGGTGGGGGCACAACAGGGAGCAACAGACGACTGACAACTCCAACTCAAAACTCGACACTTCTCCCCGGCCACGCGATGTATCAGTACGGCTCGGCCTCCGCCTCGTGCGCGGTCTCGGCGCGCGCGCCCGCCGCAGTCTCGAAGCCGCGCTGCGCGACGGCCCGTTCACCAGCGTGGAGAATGCGGTACAGCGCGTGACCCTCGACCGGGCCGCATGGCGCCGCCTTGCCGAGGCCGGCGCCTTCGACACCATGTTCGCGCACGAGCCGCCCGAACGCCGTCGCCGAGCCGCGTTGTGGGAGGTCATGGCTGTCTCGCGCGGACCGGCATTGCCACTCGCGCCTCGCGCAACGCCCACCACCGCCCAGCGTGCGCCGCTGCCCGCCTATACGCCGGTGGAGCTCACCGAAGCCGACTTCCGCATGACCGGTCTGTCGCTCACGGGGCATCCCATGGTGCACGTACGGGCACATCTGGCCCTCAACGGCGTGCGTACCGCGCGCGAAGCGCACGAGACCGGCAAGGACGGGCAGCCCGTGGCGGTGGCCGGTCTCGTCATCTGCCGGCAGCGCCCCGGCACGGCCAAGGGCTTCGTCTTTCTCACCCTCGAAGACGAAACGGGGATGATCAACATCATCATCACCCCCGACCGCTTCGAGCAGCACGCGCTGCTCATCTCCACCACGCCGCTGCTGCTCGTGCGCGGCACCCTGCAGGTGGAGCAGCACGTGGTGAACGTGCGCGCGAAGCAGTTCCGCGCCCTCGAACTGGGCGGGGGCGAACAGCATGTGAAGGGGCACAACTACCGGTAG